In one window of Anaerobacillus alkaliphilus DNA:
- the treC gene encoding alpha,alpha-phosphotrehalase: MKHNEWWRKAVVYQIYPKSFNDTSGNGVGDIQGIIDKLDYLKKLGIDVIWLTPIYASPQIDNGYDISDYFSIHEEYGTMEDFDRLLSEAHEREIKVIMDIVVNHTSTEHEWFKESQKSKESPYRDFYIWKDPVDGKEPTNWVSKFGGSAWKFDETTAQYYLHLFDVTQADLNWENEEVRKKVYDMMHFWFNKGVDGFRLDVINLISKNQQFPNDTPPGDGRRFYTDGPRVHEYMKEMNREVFSKYDAMTVGEMSSTTIEHCIQYTNPESKELSMTFNFHHLKVDYPNGEKWALGKMDFHALKQILSKWQIEMHKGGGWNALFWCNHDQPRVVTRYGNDEKYHQQSAKMLATTIHMMQGTPYIYQGEEFGMTDPKFDDITKYRDVETINYYQIMEEKGIPTEEIMEIIKRKSRDNSRTPVQWDASENAGFTTGTPWIGIPENYQTINAEAALEDKNSIFYHYQQLNGLRKQYDVVTHGDYKLLNADHEQIFAYSRTFENEGLVVVSNFYEKETTFELPNDFNQVQILLSNYPDPSPDLNQIVLRPYESIVYHFTKE; the protein is encoded by the coding sequence ATGAAACACAATGAATGGTGGAGAAAAGCTGTCGTCTATCAAATTTACCCAAAGAGCTTCAACGATACATCGGGAAATGGAGTAGGGGATATCCAAGGAATTATTGACAAACTAGATTACTTAAAAAAACTTGGGATCGATGTGATATGGTTAACACCAATCTATGCTTCGCCTCAAATTGATAATGGCTATGATATTAGTGATTATTTTTCCATTCATGAGGAATACGGAACAATGGAGGATTTCGACCGTTTACTATCAGAGGCTCATGAACGTGAGATTAAAGTCATCATGGACATTGTTGTCAATCATACGTCAACTGAACACGAATGGTTTAAAGAATCACAAAAATCAAAGGAAAGTCCTTACCGGGATTTCTATATATGGAAAGACCCTGTCGACGGAAAAGAGCCAACCAATTGGGTTTCTAAATTTGGTGGCTCTGCATGGAAGTTCGATGAAACGACTGCTCAGTACTACCTTCACTTATTTGATGTTACACAAGCCGATTTAAACTGGGAGAATGAAGAAGTTCGAAAAAAAGTGTATGACATGATGCACTTTTGGTTTAATAAAGGTGTCGATGGTTTTCGCTTAGACGTAATTAACCTGATTTCAAAAAATCAACAGTTTCCAAATGACACACCACCTGGAGATGGACGCCGGTTTTATACAGATGGACCAAGAGTTCATGAGTATATGAAGGAAATGAACCGAGAGGTATTCTCAAAATATGATGCGATGACGGTAGGGGAAATGTCATCTACAACTATCGAGCATTGCATTCAATATACCAATCCTGAAAGTAAAGAACTGAGTATGACATTCAATTTTCATCATTTAAAAGTGGATTATCCGAACGGGGAAAAATGGGCCCTCGGCAAGATGGATTTTCACGCGTTAAAACAAATTTTATCGAAGTGGCAAATAGAAATGCACAAAGGCGGCGGTTGGAACGCATTATTCTGGTGTAATCATGACCAACCTCGTGTTGTCACTCGTTATGGTAATGACGAAAAGTACCATCAGCAATCAGCGAAAATGTTGGCAACCACCATTCATATGATGCAAGGTACTCCTTACATTTACCAAGGCGAAGAGTTCGGAATGACAGATCCGAAGTTTGATGACATTACAAAGTATCGTGATGTGGAAACGATTAACTATTACCAAATCATGGAGGAGAAAGGTATTCCAACTGAAGAAATCATGGAGATTATTAAACGAAAGTCCCGTGACAACTCCCGTACACCTGTTCAATGGGATGCTAGTGAAAATGCAGGCTTTACGACAGGAACGCCATGGATTGGGATACCTGAAAATTATCAGACGATCAATGCTGAGGCTGCGTTAGAGGATAAAAATTCGATTTTTTATCACTATCAACAGTTAAATGGTTTAAGAAAGCAGTACGACGTCGTTACTCATGGCGATTATAAGTTACTAAACGCGGATCATGAACAAATCTTTGCCTATTCAAGAACGTTTGAAAACGAAGGGTTAGTGGTGGTTTCCAATTTCTATGAGAAAGAGACCACATTTGAACTACCAAATGACTTTAATCAAGTTCAGATCTTACTTTCCAATTATCCAGACCCGAGTCCTGACTTAAACCAGATTGTATTACGTCCATACGAATCAATTGTTTATCATTTTACAAAGGAATGA
- a CDS encoding alpha/beta fold hydrolase: MYITKQSFTVQEFLFEAGVTMPVTAGYETYGELNEDKSNAILICHYFSGTSHAGGDGYRIGSDQVIQEPGWWSPLIGPGKAFDTEQYFIVCMDVISNVNVKHPNVITTGPATIDPSTGQRYGLSFPQVTIRDFVRLQKLLLETLGINHLVCVAGPSMGGMQALQWAVDYPDDIDHVIAVVSTGRTSTYTSVNPLQLGIEAILANEIAGVYSAIKGMTIQAYSYPYAEQLWGYEAVKPSLRGELQPIHFHQKLDEIVNKRVETVDPYHWLYISRVCQQFTLEKGYDSYEAALSRIKANVLIIPTVSDLIFPASESKDLVDRLHRLGRTAYYHELVSDNGHMEAIINSPSYSEIISDFLGGKL, from the coding sequence GTGTACATAACCAAACAATCCTTTACAGTCCAGGAGTTTCTGTTTGAGGCTGGCGTAACGATGCCGGTAACTGCTGGATACGAAACATACGGAGAATTAAACGAAGACAAGTCTAACGCCATCCTAATTTGCCACTACTTTAGTGGGACAAGTCATGCTGGTGGTGACGGCTACAGAATTGGTTCTGATCAAGTCATTCAAGAGCCTGGGTGGTGGTCCCCACTTATTGGACCTGGAAAAGCTTTTGATACCGAACAGTATTTTATCGTATGTATGGATGTGATTTCGAACGTGAACGTAAAGCATCCGAATGTGATCACGACAGGTCCGGCGACGATTGACCCTTCTACTGGTCAACGCTACGGTCTATCTTTCCCTCAGGTTACGATTCGTGATTTTGTTCGTCTGCAGAAGTTGTTACTAGAAACACTGGGTATCAACCATCTCGTGTGTGTTGCTGGTCCATCCATGGGAGGTATGCAAGCACTGCAATGGGCAGTCGATTATCCAGATGATATCGATCATGTGATTGCTGTTGTTTCAACTGGTCGGACGTCTACATATACATCCGTCAACCCACTACAACTAGGAATAGAAGCAATTCTTGCAAATGAAATTGCCGGCGTTTATTCAGCGATTAAAGGAATGACGATACAAGCGTATAGTTATCCGTATGCAGAACAATTATGGGGGTACGAGGCTGTTAAACCAAGCCTGCGAGGAGAACTTCAGCCAATCCATTTTCATCAAAAATTAGATGAGATCGTCAATAAACGCGTTGAAACAGTGGATCCTTACCATTGGCTGTATATTAGTCGTGTTTGCCAACAGTTTACGCTAGAAAAGGGATATGACTCTTATGAAGCTGCCCTATCTAGGATTAAAGCTAACGTCCTCATAATCCCGACTGTTTCAGACTTGATTTTCCCTGCAAGTGAGAGTAAGGATTTAGTTGATCGACTACATCGTCTTGGGAGAACCGCTTACTACCATGAGCTGGTGTCAGACAATGGTCACATGGAGGCCATTATCAATTCACCCTCCTACTCTGAGATAATTAGTGATTTTCTTGGTGGCAAGTTATAA
- a CDS encoding MDR family MFS transporter — MDRYQRNIIIALIIATFLAAIEVTVISTAMPVITKDLGGLDLISWVFAIYLLTYAVMTPIFGKLADLFGRKKIFITGATIFLLGSALCGLSQSMEQLIFFRALQGIGAGALMPMTFTIVGDVFKYEQRARAQAIIGSIWGVAGIFGPLVGGFFVDFFTWHWIFYINIPFGLVSMYLISKYLKETIEKKKRSIDYGGAITFIIGTTALLYALLSGGNEINWNDSIMFTLFGTAFVFLVVFVMIQLRVTEPMLPFHLFTNRHLLIVNLSGLLLGSILIGLTAYLPLWVQGVLLLPATSSGLTLIPMSLAWPLGAFFSGRFIVKLGTKPISLAGVILIALGSFALTFITELTSNLFLIIIMIVIGLGFGLSFTVFTVIVQSSVDWNNRGAAASSNAFLRTLGQTLGIAVLGAVLNQHIGGHTNNGTDVAPDLLAAGLHSVFIILAVVATVCVLLVASFLPKEQPDYAKESN, encoded by the coding sequence ATGGATCGTTATCAACGCAACATTATCATCGCACTTATTATTGCAACATTTCTAGCTGCAATCGAAGTAACGGTCATTAGTACGGCTATGCCTGTAATTACAAAAGACCTTGGTGGGCTTGACTTAATTAGCTGGGTTTTTGCGATTTACTTGTTAACGTACGCCGTTATGACACCGATTTTTGGAAAGCTAGCAGATTTATTTGGTCGGAAAAAAATATTTATAACCGGAGCCACGATCTTCTTGCTAGGTTCAGCGTTGTGCGGACTCTCGCAATCAATGGAACAATTAATTTTCTTTAGAGCATTACAAGGAATCGGGGCAGGGGCCTTAATGCCAATGACCTTTACCATTGTTGGTGATGTGTTCAAATATGAACAACGAGCCAGAGCACAAGCGATTATAGGTTCTATCTGGGGTGTAGCCGGTATTTTCGGACCACTTGTTGGAGGATTTTTCGTTGATTTTTTCACTTGGCACTGGATCTTTTACATCAACATCCCGTTTGGACTTGTCTCTATGTACCTAATTTCCAAATACCTGAAAGAAACGATTGAGAAAAAGAAACGTTCAATTGATTATGGAGGAGCAATTACTTTCATTATCGGTACGACCGCACTACTTTATGCGCTTCTTTCCGGTGGTAATGAGATCAATTGGAACGATAGTATTATGTTTACACTGTTTGGAACGGCGTTCGTATTTTTAGTTGTTTTCGTGATGATACAATTACGAGTGACAGAGCCAATGCTACCATTTCACTTATTTACAAATCGCCATTTGCTTATCGTCAATTTAAGTGGATTATTACTTGGCTCCATTCTGATTGGCTTAACTGCATACCTGCCACTTTGGGTACAAGGAGTACTTTTATTACCAGCGACCTCATCAGGACTAACGTTAATTCCTATGTCGCTCGCATGGCCACTAGGAGCGTTTTTCAGTGGACGCTTTATTGTAAAATTAGGGACGAAACCAATATCTTTAGCTGGTGTCATTCTGATAGCACTAGGGAGTTTTGCACTTACATTTATAACGGAGCTGACCTCAAATCTATTTCTGATCATCATCATGATTGTGATCGGTTTAGGCTTCGGTCTATCATTTACCGTATTTACTGTTATCGTTCAATCCTCAGTTGATTGGAACAATCGTGGGGCAGCTGCTTCATCTAATGCCTTTTTACGAACATTAGGGCAAACGCTCGGAATCGCTGTATTAGGTGCTGTACTTAATCAACACATAGGTGGGCACACCAATAATGGTACCGATGTGGCACCTGACTTACTAGCTGCAGGGCTTCATTCTGTCTTTATTATTTTAGCGGTTGTCGCAACCGTCTGTGTCTTATTAGTCGCTAGCTTTTTACCAAAAGAGCAGCCAGATTATGCAAAGGAATCAAATTAA
- a CDS encoding DUF2187 family protein: MSEEITVQPGDAIQITAGDFKGEKGTIIGVYNNSSSIELDTREENDKPRKTVVQHKNYKKL; the protein is encoded by the coding sequence ATGTCAGAGGAAATTACTGTTCAACCTGGAGACGCAATTCAAATTACTGCCGGAGATTTTAAAGGAGAAAAAGGGACCATTATCGGCGTATACAATAACTCTTCATCGATTGAATTAGATACTAGAGAAGAAAATGATAAGCCAAGAAAAACGGTTGTCCAACATAAGAATTATAAAAAGTTATAA
- a CDS encoding ribonuclease J: protein MSLISIFALGGLHEVGKNMYAVQYADDIIVIDCGNKFPDESLLGIDLIIPDITYLVENKEKIKALVVTHGHEDHIGGIPYFLKKLNVPVYATRFTLGLIELKLKEHKILRETELVEITPSSNLSIGKIAVSFFKVNHSIPDCLGIVFDTPEGRIVHTGDFKFDLTPANNEYSDIHKMAEIGKEGILLLLSESTNAERKGLTPSEQLVGDHVIEAFRKAKRKVIISTFASNINRVQQVVEACEKTGRKLALLGRSMVNVVTVAMERGYLDVPEGMLIDQDEIDSFSPDQVAILCTGSQGEPMAALARLSNGSFRGVEVLAEDTIILAAGPIPGNERGVSKIVDNFFAMGAHVIYGSGSSSGMHVSGHGYQEDLKLMLTLMRPKYFVPIHGEYRMLHHHRLLAESVGVEEGNTFILNNGDVVDIENSVARHTRKIPVGNTYIDGVGTGNVEDIVLRDRKQLSEDGMLVIVVTISKSDHKLISSPDTISRGFVYGENFDELMKDVNYLITRNVKDLLKSNKVSWNAMKSSIRKSVGQHLFQHTRKKPMILPIIIEV, encoded by the coding sequence ATGAGTTTAATCTCTATTTTTGCTTTAGGTGGCTTACATGAGGTCGGGAAAAATATGTATGCCGTTCAATATGCGGATGACATCATTGTAATTGATTGCGGAAACAAATTTCCAGACGAAAGTTTATTAGGAATCGATTTAATTATACCTGATATTACATATTTGGTGGAAAACAAAGAAAAGATTAAAGCCTTAGTTGTCACACATGGACATGAAGACCATATCGGTGGAATCCCATATTTCCTAAAAAAATTAAACGTTCCCGTTTATGCAACACGTTTTACATTAGGGTTAATTGAGTTGAAATTAAAAGAACATAAAATTTTAAGAGAAACAGAACTTGTCGAAATTACTCCAAGCTCTAATTTATCGATTGGAAAAATTGCAGTAAGCTTCTTCAAAGTTAACCACAGTATACCTGATTGTTTAGGAATTGTCTTTGACACACCTGAAGGCCGAATTGTTCATACTGGTGACTTTAAGTTTGATTTAACACCGGCCAACAATGAATATTCAGATATTCACAAGATGGCTGAGATCGGTAAAGAGGGAATTTTACTTTTATTATCTGAGAGTACCAATGCGGAGCGGAAAGGCTTAACACCTTCAGAACAGCTAGTTGGTGATCATGTCATTGAAGCCTTTAGAAAAGCAAAACGTAAGGTAATTATTTCAACATTTGCATCAAATATTAATCGTGTACAGCAAGTTGTTGAAGCGTGTGAAAAAACCGGTCGCAAGCTAGCATTACTTGGTAGAAGTATGGTAAACGTGGTTACAGTAGCAATGGAACGTGGTTATTTAGATGTTCCCGAAGGCATGTTAATTGACCAAGATGAAATCGATAGTTTTTCTCCTGACCAAGTAGCGATTCTTTGTACAGGTAGCCAAGGTGAGCCAATGGCTGCATTGGCCAGGTTGTCTAACGGAAGCTTTCGTGGAGTAGAAGTCTTAGCTGAAGATACTATCATTTTAGCCGCAGGTCCAATCCCTGGAAACGAGCGCGGAGTTTCAAAAATCGTTGATAACTTTTTCGCAATGGGCGCCCACGTGATTTATGGCTCAGGAAGTTCGTCTGGAATGCATGTTTCTGGTCATGGTTATCAAGAAGACTTGAAATTAATGCTAACACTAATGAGACCAAAATACTTTGTCCCAATTCATGGCGAGTACCGCATGCTTCATCACCACCGCTTACTTGCAGAATCAGTTGGGGTAGAAGAGGGAAATACGTTTATTTTAAATAATGGCGATGTCGTAGATATTGAAAATTCGGTTGCTCGCCATACTCGAAAAATCCCAGTTGGAAATACCTATATTGACGGGGTTGGTACCGGTAATGTTGAAGACATTGTCTTACGTGATCGTAAGCAACTATCTGAAGATGGCATGCTTGTGATTGTTGTAACGATTAGTAAGTCCGATCATAAGCTTATTTCTTCACCAGATACTATTTCCCGTGGCTTCGTTTACGGTGAAAATTTCGATGAGTTAATGAAAGATGTAAATTATTTGATCACAAGAAACGTAAAAGATTTACTTAAATCGAATAAAGTCTCGTGGAATGCCATGAAATCCTCGATAAGAAAATCAGTCGGCCAACACTTATTCCAGCACACAAGGAAAAAGCCAATGATCCTGCCAATTATTATTGAGGTTTAG